A genomic region of Haliotis asinina isolate JCU_RB_2024 chromosome 1, JCU_Hal_asi_v2, whole genome shotgun sequence contains the following coding sequences:
- the LOC137284852 gene encoding major facilitator superfamily domain-containing protein 4A-like gives MIVCVIVISSLVLAIPLCTSFWLAAAATSGTGLVGGVLVTATTAKTGDLSRESALPFHMVALALCTGNVIGALVISPFLNDTVHHGNTSTLEITAYECGDSESNIVYSYLCFASFGAMLAILLTVLRICLDNNTDRVLKEKNKKESFRKVELIFIIFISCLLLLTGATHVVYGSFLLLFGTRSSLKMSEKIIALMTSSYYAVTMCGRLGSVLVSLVISQLWLITACLVGVLTTSVFLVFTAERSLVFLWAGSNVLGLFFAPLFASLIAWAVESVTVNDTVYTIIMFVDYAGISLNSLIVGQLMSAFGPQMLHYCFAVLGGIDITLFLCLICLGKLIQKRKKDGYSDPAGT, from the exons aTGATCGTGTGTGTCATTGTCATCAGTTCCCTTGTGCTGGCAATACCACTGTGTACTTCATTCTGGTTGGCTGCAGCTGCAACCTCAGGGACAGGACTGGTTGGAGGGGTGTTAGTCACTG CCACCACTGCCAAAACAGGCGACTTAAGTCGAGAAAGTGCTCTCCCCTTTCACATGGTAGCGCTAGCGTTATGTACCGGAAACGTCATTGGAGCATTGGTTATCTCCCCTTTCCTCAACGACACAGTGCATCATGGCAACACATCTACCTTGGAAATTACAGCATATGAATGTGGAGACTCTGAGTCGAACATAGTTTATTCATACTTGTGTTTTGCGTCATTTGGAGCAATGCTCGCTATTCTTCTGACAGTGTTACGAATATGCCTGGACAACAATACTGACCGGGTCTTGAAAGAGAAAAACAAAAAGGAATCGTTTAGGAAAGTGGAACTAATTTTTATTatctttatttcttgtttacttCTTCTAACCGGTGCAACTCATGTCGTCTATGGGAGTTTTCTCCTCCTGTTTGGAACTCGTAGCTCTCTGAAGATGTCTGAGAAGATAATTGCCCTTATGACATCATCGTATTATGCCGTCACGATGTGTGGGCGTTTGGGTAGTGTACTTGTAAGTCTAGTCATATCGCAGCTGTGGCTAATCACTGCGTGTTTGGTTGGGGTCCTGACCACGTCTGTGTTCCTGGTATTCACGGCTGAAAGAAGCTTGGTGTTCTTGTGGGCTGGTTCTAATGTTCTTGGTCTGTTCTTTGCACCTCTATTTGCCTCACTGATAGCGTGGGCGGTTGAAAGTGTTACAGTAAACGACACTGTTTACACCATCATCATGTTCGTTGATTATGCGGGGATATCGTTAAATTCTCTTATAGTAGGACAACTGATGTCTGCCTTCGGGCCTCAGATGTTGCATTATTGTTTTGCAGTGTTAGGTGGGATAGATATAACTTTATTCCTCTGTCTGATTTGCCTGGGAAAGCTCATACAGAAACGGAAGAAGGATGGATACAGCGACCCTGCTGGTACCTAA
- the LOC137284862 gene encoding uncharacterized protein yields the protein MCLQFSRSLCCLCITEFLSYVCLVTVPVYGAFSGIDVILRFSLLLYIHSVIVEYIPRSLFSVVPYLQLGLLVLLAFLPINLTPWPIVWLYDKLLWATEPLLLLAEVILVQNFVMRCSQRVAEKIEDEGDDEGFKWKCVIIGISLLCYAVAMKLLWHIYSEGSSVQLWLVFVVLLLLVAVHNMMWMSQEGIISDAAFCSLCTVVVLCAMLDETSHIRAPLKPPPSWNRFYSKSLADIFMSIVNMRADTAMKAVLFFKKFLSPFFLVSVIIRLYSILFIVDKVTKNFTQGDNNVTLLDDIDADESMFSISPWKSPLILRLSVIYMFTQLTTIFLSECSGGFLSGVSWLVGQHSIWPTQILLGRLFQVAAVSGFYMWRLYCADDWTWSEWLTP from the exons ATGTGTTTACAGTTCTCTCGATCTTTATGTTGCCTGTGTATAACGGAATTCCTGTCTTACGTGTGCCTCGTGACAGTACCCGTATATGGGGCTTTCAGTGGTATCGACGTCATCCTTCGATTTTCACTTCTTCTGTACATTCACAGTGTTATTGTAGAGTACATTCCAAGATCACTG TTTTCTGTCGTCCCATACCTCCAGTTGGGCCTCCTAGTGCTGTTGGCATTCCTTCCCATCAATCTCACTCCATGGCCAATCGTGTGGCTGTATGACAAGTTGCTATGGGCAACAGAACCTCTGTTGCTACTAGCTGAGGTGATCCTGGTACAGAACTTTGTGATGCGATGCAGCCAGAGGGTTGCAGAGAAGATAGAAGATGAGGGAGACGATGAAGGGTTCAAGTGGAAG TGTGTTATCATAGGTATATCCCTGCTGTGCTATGCGGTTGCTATGAAACTGCTATGGCATATCTACAGTGAAGGATCCTCAGTACAGCTGTG GTTGGTGTTTGTGGTACTTCTGCTGTTGGTGGCTGTGCACAACATGATGTGGATGTCCCAGgaag GTATAATCAGTGATGCTGCCTTCTGCAGTCTTTGCACGGTTGTGGTGTTGTGCGCCATGCTGGATGAGACGTCACACATCCGGGCACCGCTGAAGCCACCACCTTCATGGAACAG ATTCTACAGCAAGTCTCTGGCAGACATCTTTATGTCCATTGTCAACATGAGGGCAG ATACTGCAATGAAGGCTGTGTTGTTCTTCAAGAAATTCCTGTCACCATTCTTCCTCGTCTCTGTCATCATCCGCCTCTACTCCATCCTCTTCATCGTGGACAAGGTCACCAAGAATTTCACACAGGGTGAT AACAACGTCACCTTGCTAGATGACATTGATGCTGATGAGTCCATGTTCTCCATCTCGCCATGGAAATCCCCACTCATCCTCCGGCTGTCTGTCATCTACATGTTCACGCAGTTGACCACCATCTTCCTGTCTGAGTGCAGTGGTGGCTTCCTGTCAGGCGTCTCCTGGCTTGTTGGGCAACACAGTATCTGGCCCACACAGATCCTCCTTGGTCGCCTGTTCCAGGTGGCTGCTGTCAGTGGCTTCTACATGTGGAGGCTTTACTGTGCCGATGACTGGACGTGGTCAGAGTGGTTGACCCCTTGA